ATTCTTGATCCTGAAAGACTCATATTTCCTTGCTTTATGAAGCCAGTGGGCGGCAGCTGCAGTCAAGGAATTAAAACAATACTATCTGCAGATCACTTGGCGCCTGTTGACACTAGCGATTCAAATAATCTTTTCCAAGAACTTGTTCCCAATCATTGGATCGAGTATACAGTTGATCTTTGCTATTCAAAATCAGGTGATCTGCTCGGTTGTGTCCCGAGACAACGTCTGGAAGTTCGAGGCGGTGAAATCAGCAAAGGAGCGACTCGTAAGGATAACGTGCTGCGAACCTTGAAGAAGCGCCTTGGCACATTGAAGGGTGCTAGAGGTGTTATTACTCTGCAGATCTTTGTGGATCCCAGCAGAGATAAGATGCTTGGTATTGAAATCAACCCACGCTTTGGTGGTGGGTATCCGATGAGCCATGCGGCGGGTGCCGACTATCCATCCCTCTTGATCAGGGAATATTTGCTTGCTGAATCAATCGGCTATGAGGAAGCGTGGGAGGCTAATCTTATATTGCTCCGCTATGACACCATGGAGTTTTACTCATCTCCTATGCCAACCGGAATTCAATGAATCTCGACGATTGGGTGGTCGTTTTTGATTTAGACGACACATTGATTTCTGAGCTTGAATATCAACGTTCTGGAATCTCTGCAGTTGAAAAAGTTATTTTTTCAATCTATGGTATTCCTTTTGACGGCCGCATTCAAAGCGCATCTGAGAGGGGTGTTGAGGATGTTTGGGGCTGGGCTTGTGAGCAGCTAAACCTTCCGTTCGAGGTGAAAACAAGTTTTTTGTGGCTTTACAGACTTCATAGGCCTGCAATTCAGCTTGCATCAGGAATTCGTGATACTTTGGATGTACTTTCAGATTTAAATGCAAATCTTGCTATACTGTCTGATGGTCGATCTGTTACCCAACGTCTCAAGTTAGCTGCCGTTGGCCTTGGTTCAATACCTCTTTTTGTCTCTGAAGACTATCAGTGTGAAAAGCCAAGTCCTGAGCGTTTTGTTGCTATTGAGAAGCGATGGCCTGACTGTCGTTATGTATATGTTGCTGATAATCCTGTCAAGGATTTCCTGGCTCCAAATGAAAGGGGGTGGCTCACCCTTGGAAGCAATTGGGTCAAGACTAGGGTTCATCAGATTGATCCCTCATTTTTAGGTGTCGACTATCAGCCGTCGTATTGGCTTTCTGAACCCATCGAAGTTATTCGTCAGATTCAAGCAGCTCAAAAGCATGTTCTGGCCACCTAAGTCCGATGAAGTTGAAAAAAATACTTGTTCATTACGCTGAATATTCTCTTTTGAATTTGATACTATCTCTGATGCCTGTTGATATTCATCTTGTGTTTTTGAAAGGCTTCTCGATGTACGATGCCGGTATGTTTTTTAGAAGCATTTGTCAGCAGCAGCTAA
Above is a window of Synechococcus sp. BIOS-U3-1 DNA encoding:
- a CDS encoding ATP-grasp domain-containing protein, translated to MVTKMPNAIPTGILITSAGRRGELIKIWKKSALSTLGSEARIYSCDLNPSLSAACQLADQSFKSVQCTEPDYPAQILELCLANDIKMVIPTIDTELQVLAESREAFDAAGVQLVVSDPGLVRLCRDKRRTADLFASLSILTPKILDPERLIFPCFMKPVGGSCSQGIKTILSADHLAPVDTSDSNNLFQELVPNHWIEYTVDLCYSKSGDLLGCVPRQRLEVRGGEISKGATRKDNVLRTLKKRLGTLKGARGVITLQIFVDPSRDKMLGIEINPRFGGGYPMSHAAGADYPSLLIREYLLAESIGYEEAWEANLILLRYDTMEFYSSPMPTGIQ
- a CDS encoding HAD family hydrolase; the protein is MNLDDWVVVFDLDDTLISELEYQRSGISAVEKVIFSIYGIPFDGRIQSASERGVEDVWGWACEQLNLPFEVKTSFLWLYRLHRPAIQLASGIRDTLDVLSDLNANLAILSDGRSVTQRLKLAAVGLGSIPLFVSEDYQCEKPSPERFVAIEKRWPDCRYVYVADNPVKDFLAPNERGWLTLGSNWVKTRVHQIDPSFLGVDYQPSYWLSEPIEVIRQIQAAQKHVLAT